GCTCTGCTTTTACATTAAGGGTTTTAAATaacttgtttaaaaatattatgcCAACCTACACTGCTAATGTACTTTTTTCCTGTCAGTAACAGTTTTGGCGATTTACGaccatttttatagaaaataattttcactgataataaagtaaaatgatattttacaaTACTATAATTGTACATCTGCTTGACATTTCACTAAACCACAAAACTACTGTTTCTTCATAAATTATTACATACATCTGGTGCAGTAGTGGCAAAAAATGTTCTTGTACCATTTATGTTGATCATGCTAGCCCCAAGAGATAGCTCTATTAGAGCTATACACAGCATCTTTAAATAGTAATTAACTGCACTCACAGTATATAAATTGACACTGCGAGAGAGAATATTTGACTATTACGTAGATAGGTTTACGTACATTAATTTCTCTTATTACGAAATTGTTTCCAATATGTTTATATTGCCATTGGCTTCttcgtcctcttcttcttcctcctgtaAGAATAAAACCGATTTACATCATAATGAGATACATttgaatagatatttatgagGCAACAAGAAATAACATTAACTTACTTCGTCAAAACCAAAACAAGTTTCCATTTCTTTCTGTAACTTTGAATCATTTTGAGTGTTTTGAGATTTAATAGAAGGTTCCGGATCTATCTTCAGTTtaatttctgtttcttcttcttcatcgtcaCCTTCTTCCCCTGTACCTGTTACAATGCCACTCTCTTGGCTTAAAGGATCTTGCATCACTAAATCTCCATCTTCGCTAGCTACAACCGCCATTTGCTAGAGAAAAAAGTTGAAACCATTAGACATGTCCATGTATAAATATTACGATTAATAGTTATAGTTTACAAAATTACGTACTTGATCAGCTCCCTGATTGTCGGCTAGCTGAATAACTTCCAATACAACATACTGCTGACCGTCACTTCCTTCGACCGCCATCATAtcgtcttcatcttcttcttcttcttcataaCCTTTAAGTTTAGAAGCTAAATCACCTGTTATCATAACACAACACATGGATGTTAGTCAATGATCTGTATACAGATCATATCGTAAGTGTCCCTGTGAGTATAAAGTTGAAACAGTTGTTTATTCATTGTATATGTGTAATAATCTCCGTCGTTGATGAAGTTCAAAAATCATTTTCCAGATATTAACAtgatctatttttttttacacataTAAGTGAATCAAGTAaacttaaacattttttaagtaATAGGAACTTACCTGTCATGACTTCAACTCTTTGACCATCTATAATTTGAATCTTTTTCTGTCTACCCATCTTTAGtgcttgttgtttttcttgaaGAGAGGATTCTGGATCATGAACAGCCATATGTCGAATAAGATTTCCCTTGTGCCTATATAACGAAGAAcgaaattatataactttgtcctttttttttgtttggtACTTGCATTATACATACCTGAATGGCCGCTCACATTCAGGACATTGATGTGTCTTCTCTTGCGGTGGAGGAGGAACATAAGAAGGATTGTGATAAAGATTACAGTGCCGTTTGAGTAGTTGTTTTTGTCTGAATGATTGAAAACAATGATCACATTGATATGGTTTCTGATCGGTGTGAATTAACATATGGCTTTCAAGGTGACGTGCAGATATTGATGCATATGGACATAAATCACATTTATAACACTTTTCTCCCTCATGGGTTTTACTATGCAGCTTATAGCTATATCTACAAAGGTAAAAAAGTATTATGTGTTTTATGTTTATAAGACAATATGTTCTACATAATCGACATAGTAAATACGGTTTCTTCGATATACTAACCTGTCTGGGAATGTTTTTCCACAGCGTTTACATTTTAAAGGTTTATCAGAGGTATGTAATTTTTGTACATGAATTCTGAGATCTGTTTTCCTTCCACATGTTGTTGGGCATAATTCACACTGAAATACTGGTTTGTCACCAACTGCAAGATATACAGTATACTAATTACTATaggaaaaatatgaaagtttaaatttcaaaagtttTGATTGCATAAAACTTTAACATACCATTATGTATTAATTTGTGAGCTTTCAAACTATTAGACTGAGTAAACCTTGCTTGACAGAAATCGCATTCGTATGGCTTTTCACCGGTATGTATACGCAAATGTCGTTTTAACTTGAAAGTATCGGGACTTGCGTATGTACAATGCGGACACTATAATATAAAGCAACCATCATAAGGTTATTTATCCTATCTaggtaaattatatttttaattagatgcaataaataaatactaCAAAACATACTTGATATGGACGCTCCCCGGTATGACATCTAATATGACGTTTCAGTTTGGACAATTCAACTGATGCATAATCACATTCATGACATTTATGCGGTTTTTCATGTGTATGTCTGTATCGGACGTGTCTAACAAGTTCACCTATATAAACAAATTAACTTATTCAATAGCAGAAAAGTGAATAATCATTCTTACATTTTTTTAAGAATATCAAACTGTACTCACCAGAAGTTGTGAATGCACTGTCGCAAAATTTACAGTGATGTGGTTTGGTCCCAGTATGGGTATTAACATGATTTTGAAGGGAAGCTAATGTTTTAAACCCCCTTTCGCAAACACTGCACTTATGCGGTCTTTCTTCCGAATGTGATTTCATATGTCGCGATAACAGATACCTACAGCACATacatgataaatttatttataaacaaaacCTTTAAAGCAAGTAAGAAAGAACGGAAACCAACAAAAAAATTTACCGCTTTGGACTTGTGTAATTACAGTAATTACACATATGAGCTTGGGTAACAGTTTGAGATTTTTTAGGTAGGAACTTAATAATTTTGGTCTTATCATCTTCTACTTCTGATTCCACAGGTGCTTCATTATCTTCATTATCCTCAAAATCATAAACTGTAAGATCTTGTTCACCTTCTCCTTCTTCACCCTCTGTTCCTTCTTGCTCTACAGGTCTAATTTCCTTTTCTTCAGAATCAGGTTGTTGAACTATTAATACGTAACTAACTTCTCCAGGATTAGTGTCAGATGGTACAATGGTAACAGTTTGATATGCATCCCCCGAATTGATTACAACTTGATTATTTCCATTATTAGCTACTTGACCCTatgagataaaatattttttttttaataatactgAGATGCTCTTTTATACCATGGTAGTTTAACAGTTGTATGATATTGCTAATCATCTTCACTTACATCTTCTTCACCATCaacattttctaattcttcaatttcttgGTATTGTTCTTCTTGAGGATGTTCTCCTTCATTTTGTACATCAGTTTCTTCTACTTCTTGAATTTGCACTTGTGTCATCACAGGTGTTTCGTCATTATTTGCTTGGTAATAATATTGACCAGATTGGTCAACAAAATAAGTTCCACCTTCCTCACCACCTGATAATCCTTCTACTTGTTGCACTATAATATAAACTCTTGATAAAATGTATTCATTTATATGTATGGAGAATGATgtttaatttattacaaaatactaACACTGTACATGTTGTAATTGCTCTCCTTGACCTCCTTCTATTTCCTTATTAAATGTTTCTAAATAAGTTTGTATTTCTGTCACAGATTCCTGCCCttcttctaatttaattgtTGCTACGTTACTTGTCATGATGAGATCATTAATTCATATAAACGTATTTTCATTAGTCTGaaataatatcaattatatCCTTCATTTATCAATGTAAATAA
This Osmia lignaria lignaria isolate PbOS001 chromosome 9, iyOsmLign1, whole genome shotgun sequence DNA region includes the following protein-coding sequences:
- the LOC117601219 gene encoding uncharacterized protein LOC117601219 isoform X1; this encodes MTSNVATIKLEEGQESVTEIQTYLETFNKEIEGGQGEQLQHVQLQQVEGLSGGEEGGTYFVDQSGQYYYQANNDETPVMTQVQIQEVEETDVQNEGEHPQEEQYQEIEELENVDGEEDGQVANNGNNQVVINSGDAYQTVTIVPSDTNPGEVSYVLIVQQPDSEEKEIRPVEQEGTEGEEGEGEQDLTVYDFEDNEDNEAPVESEVEDDKTKIIKFLPKKSQTVTQAHMCNYCNYTSPKRYLLSRHMKSHSEERPHKCSVCERGFKTLASLQNHVNTHTGTKPHHCKFCDSAFTTSGELVRHVRYRHTHEKPHKCHECDYASVELSKLKRHIRCHTGERPYQCPHCTYASPDTFKLKRHLRIHTGEKPYECDFCQARFTQSNSLKAHKLIHNVGDKPVFQCELCPTTCGRKTDLRIHVQKLHTSDKPLKCKRCGKTFPDRYSYKLHSKTHEGEKCYKCDLCPYASISARHLESHMLIHTDQKPYQCDHCFQSFRQKQLLKRHCNLYHNPSYVPPPPQEKTHQCPECERPFRHKGNLIRHMAVHDPESSLQEKQQALKMGRQKKIQIIDGQRVEVMTGDLASKLKGYEEEEEDEDDMMAVEGSDGQQYVVLEVIQLADNQGADQQMAVVASEDGDLVMQDPLSQESGIVTGTGEEGDDEEEETEIKLKIDPEPSIKSQNTQNDSKLQKEMETCFGFDEEEEEEDEEANGNINILETIS
- the LOC117601219 gene encoding uncharacterized protein LOC117601219 isoform X3; its protein translation is MTSNVATIKLEEGQESVTEIQTYLETFNKEIEGGQGEQLQHVQLQQVEGLSGGEEGGTYFVDQSGQYYYQANNDETPVMTQVQIQEVEETDVQNEGEHPQEEQYQEIEELENVDGEEDGQVANNGNNQVVINSGDAYQTVTIVPSDTNPGEVSYVLIVQQPDSEEKEIRPVEQEGTEGEEGEGEQDLTVYDFEDNEDNEAPVESEVEDDKTKIIKFLPKKSQTVTQAHMCNYCNYTSPKRYLLSRHMKSHSEERPHKCSVCERGFKTLASLQNHVNTHTGTKPHHCKFCDSAFTTSGELVRHVRYRHTHEKPHKCHECDYASVELSKLKRHIRCHTGERPYQCPHCTYASPDTFKLKRHLRIHTGEKPYECDFCQARFTQSNSLKAHKLIHNVGDKPVFQCELCPTTCGRKTDLRIHVQKLHTSDKPLKCKRCGKTFPDRQKQLLKRHCNLYHNPSYVPPPPQEKTHQCPECERPFRHKGNLIRHMAVHDPESSLQEKQQALKMGRQKKIQIIDGQRVEVMTGDLASKLKGYEEEEEDEDDMMAVEGSDGQQYVVLEVIQLADNQGADQQMAVVASEDGDLVMQDPLSQESGIVTGTGEEGDDEEEETEIKLKIDPEPSIKSQNTQNDSKLQKEMETCFGFDEEEEEEDEEANGNINILETIS
- the LOC117601219 gene encoding uncharacterized protein LOC117601219 isoform X2; protein product: MTSNVATIKLEEGQESVTEIQTYLETFNKEIEGGQGEQLQHVQLQQVEGLSGGEEGGTYFVDQSGQYYYQANNDETPVMTQVQIQEVEETDVQNEGEHPQEEQYQEIEELENVDGEEDGQVANNGNNQVVINSGDAYQTVTIVPSDTNPGEVSYVLIVQQPDSEEKEIRPVEQEGTEGEEGEGEQDLTVYDFEDNEDNEAPVESEVEDDKTKIIKFLPKKSQTVTQAHMCNYCNYTSPKRYLLSRHMKSHSEERPHKCSVCERGFKTLASLQNHVNTHTGTKPHHCKFCDSAFTTSGELVRHVRYRHTHEKPHKCHECDYASVELSKLKRHIRCHTGERPYQCPHCTYASPDTFKLKRHLRIHTGEKPYECDFCQARFTQSNSLKAHKLIHNVGDKPVFQCELCPTTCGRKTDLRIHVQKLHTSDKPLKCKRCGKTFPDRYSYKLHSKTHEGEKCYKCDLCPYASISARHLESHMLIHTDQKPYQCDHCFQSFRQKQLLKRHCNLYHNPSYVPPPPQEKTHQCPECERPFRHKGNLIRHMAVHDPESSLQEKQQALKMGRQKKIQIIDGQRVEVMTGYEEEEEDEDDMMAVEGSDGQQYVVLEVIQLADNQGADQQMAVVASEDGDLVMQDPLSQESGIVTGTGEEGDDEEEETEIKLKIDPEPSIKSQNTQNDSKLQKEMETCFGFDEEEEEEDEEANGNINILETIS